A region from the Aliarcobacter thereius LMG 24486 genome encodes:
- a CDS encoding molybdopterin molybdotransferase MoeA, with amino-acid sequence MKLNYLDFEEACEKTFTTIDSLKKSNKKEIISIFESLDRVLSKDIKANKNLPSFNNSAMDGYAFKYNQNIFEFKILDTIFAGDKKDFQELKDNECYKIMTGAKVPNCADSIIAFERTIYSDDKRIEIPKDYKKHSNLRLKGEEIKEDETILIKGQKLNSSHIALLASQGITMVEVYSNIEIAIISTGNELKEPWENAKEDEIYNVNALSISSFLKEQGLNSKYLGVIPDNLEKQIEYIKDLKNFDLIITSGGISMGEADFLAKAFLENGLEIIYHGVNLKPGRAMLFGKLDNSLLLSLPGNPLAAIINAYIFLKPILNKMQNSNEIYQDYIKVINKEEFFVKERRVEAVLGKIINGEFFATKNNKYGSGMISLLKDSNALFISGGNTSNIKKEEEIKVIEFNCNFSSKKTNFIN; translated from the coding sequence ATGAAATTAAATTATTTAGATTTTGAAGAAGCTTGTGAAAAAACTTTTACTACAATAGACTCTTTAAAAAAGAGTAATAAAAAAGAGATAATATCTATCTTTGAATCTTTAGATAGAGTTTTGTCAAAAGATATAAAAGCAAACAAAAACTTGCCATCATTTAATAACTCAGCTATGGATGGATATGCATTTAAATATAATCAAAATATTTTTGAGTTTAAGATTTTAGATACTATTTTTGCTGGAGATAAAAAAGATTTTCAAGAGTTAAAAGATAATGAGTGTTATAAAATAATGACGGGAGCAAAAGTTCCAAATTGTGCTGATAGTATAATTGCTTTTGAAAGAACTATATATTCTGATGATAAAAGAATAGAGATTCCAAAAGATTATAAAAAACACTCAAATCTTAGATTAAAAGGTGAAGAGATAAAAGAAGATGAAACTATTTTAATAAAAGGTCAAAAACTCAACTCTTCTCATATAGCACTTTTAGCTTCTCAAGGGATTACTATGGTTGAAGTTTATTCAAATATAGAAATAGCAATTATTTCAACTGGAAATGAATTAAAAGAGCCTTGGGAAAATGCAAAAGAAGATGAAATTTATAATGTAAATGCACTTTCTATCTCAAGTTTTTTAAAAGAGCAAGGTTTAAATTCAAAATATTTAGGTGTAATTCCTGATAATTTAGAAAAACAAATAGAGTATATAAAAGATTTAAAGAATTTCGATTTGATAATAACAAGTGGTGGAATTTCTATGGGAGAAGCTGATTTTTTGGCAAAAGCTTTTTTAGAAAATGGATTAGAAATAATTTATCACGGAGTTAATTTAAAGCCTGGTCGTGCAATGTTATTTGGAAAATTAGATAATAGCTTACTTTTAAGTTTACCAGGGAATCCACTTGCTGCAATTATCAACGCATATATATTTTTAAAACCAATACTAAATAAGATGCAAAATTCAAATGAAATTTATCAAGACTATATAAAAGTAATAAATAAAGAAGAGTTTTTTGTAAAAGAGAGAAGAGTTGAAGCAGTTTTAGGAAAAATAATAAATGGGGAATTTTTTGCAACAAAAAATAATAAATATGGTTCAGGGATGATTAGCTTATTAAAAGATAGCAATGCCTTATTTATAAGTGGTGGAAACACTTCTAATATTAAAAAAGAAGAAGAGATTAAAGTTATAGAGTTTAACTGTAATTTTTCTTCTAAAAAAACTAATTTTATAAATTAA
- a CDS encoding DctP family TRAP transporter solute-binding subunit — protein MKRSLLMLTATALLATSGLAADYTMKISHVVSSSTPKGIASDYLKKRIEELTAGKIEVQVFPNSQLYGDADEMKALAMNNVQLIMPSLSKFTSIAPQMQLFDLPFLFRDKDHLYKVMDGEVGDKLKSFINAKKQMLAFDYWDAGFKQLSSSKQAILNPEDGKGLKYRIQSSKVLEAQFKAIGGNPQILPFSEVYSALQQGVVDATENPLSNLYTKKFYEVQSSVTMSNHGYLGYLVVMNQQFWDKLPKDLQEKVAIAMKEATELERKETAIEDQKIREALKKYAEESGRLEIYELSDAQVANWRKVMEKVYPQFYKVIGEDLIKKAINTK, from the coding sequence ATGAAAAGAAGTTTATTAATGCTTACAGCTACGGCTTTATTAGCAACTTCTGGATTAGCAGCTGATTATACTATGAAAATTAGTCACGTTGTTAGTTCAAGCACACCAAAAGGTATAGCTTCAGATTACCTAAAAAAAAGAATTGAAGAATTAACAGCAGGAAAAATTGAAGTACAAGTTTTCCCAAATTCACAACTTTATGGAGATGCTGATGAGATGAAAGCACTTGCTATGAATAATGTTCAATTAATCATGCCAAGCTTATCTAAGTTTACAAGTATTGCACCACAAATGCAACTATTTGATTTACCATTTCTTTTTAGAGATAAAGATCATTTATACAAAGTTATGGATGGAGAAGTTGGAGATAAACTAAAATCATTTATTAATGCAAAAAAACAGATGCTTGCATTTGATTACTGGGATGCAGGATTTAAACAACTATCTAGTTCAAAACAAGCTATTTTAAACCCAGAAGATGGAAAAGGTTTAAAATATAGAATTCAATCTTCAAAAGTTCTTGAAGCTCAATTTAAAGCAATTGGTGGAAATCCACAAATTTTACCATTTTCAGAAGTTTATTCAGCATTACAACAAGGTGTAGTTGATGCTACTGAAAATCCACTTTCAAATCTTTATACAAAAAAATTCTATGAAGTTCAATCAAGTGTAACAATGAGTAATCATGGTTACTTAGGATATTTAGTTGTAATGAACCAACAATTCTGGGATAAATTACCAAAAGATCTACAAGAGAAAGTTGCAATTGCTATGAAAGAAGCAACTGAACTAGAGAGAAAAGAAACAGCTATTGAAGATCAAAAAATTAGAGAAGCTCTAAAAAAATATGCTGAGGAATCAGGAAGATTAGAGATTTATGAGTTAAGTGATGCACAAGTGGCTAATTGGAGAAAAGTGATGGAAAAAGTTTATCCACAATTCTACAAAGTTATTGGTGAAGATCTAATCAAAAAAGCTATTAATACAAAGTAA
- a CDS encoding TRAP transporter small permease, which translates to MNNFFKVIDVIVGTINQTMAVFGLALGVILAFINVVLRYAFDMSLPWAGELTNYLFIWSALFGAAYGFKQGAHISITLIIERLPAIAMKFFLIFANLLSIAYLLLISYFGYQLILMLMDFGEMSVDLHVPMWIPQLVIPLAFLTAAYRVAEKLVELYRTDAKDIKLFSEHEAILEEIKGEK; encoded by the coding sequence ATGAATAATTTCTTTAAAGTTATCGATGTAATAGTTGGAACTATAAACCAAACAATGGCAGTCTTTGGACTGGCATTGGGGGTTATATTGGCTTTTATTAATGTAGTACTAAGATACGCCTTTGATATGAGTCTTCCTTGGGCTGGTGAGTTAACTAACTATTTATTTATATGGTCTGCATTATTTGGTGCAGCTTATGGATTTAAACAGGGTGCACATATTTCAATTACACTTATAATTGAAAGGCTACCTGCAATTGCTATGAAATTCTTTTTAATATTTGCAAATCTTTTATCTATTGCTTATTTACTTTTAATTTCATATTTTGGGTATCAATTAATATTAATGCTTATGGACTTTGGTGAAATGAGTGTTGATTTACATGTACCAATGTGGATTCCACAACTTGTTATTCCACTTGCTTTTTTAACAGCTGCATATAGAGTTGCTGAAAAATTAGTTGAGTTATATAGAACTGATGCTAAAGATATTAAATTATTTAGCGAACATGAAGCCATTCTAGAAGAAATAAAAGGAGAAAAATAA
- a CDS encoding TRAP transporter large permease gives MVIATLFILLFGLMLVGVPVAVALGTSTLASAYLFTDMDLMGISSKIFDGLNHYTLMAIPMFVLAGSLLARGSAAGRIINFAKSLVGHLPGGLPIAAILASIIFAAISGSSPATVAAIGSVMYGAIKQAGYNEQFAIGTIATSGTLGILIPPSVVFIVYGVIAEQSIGKLFMAGVMPGIMIGAMMMFATYVLARRSGFKSKKMASFKEIVVSFKEAFWALLIIFIVIGGIYGGLFTPTEAGAVSVIYAFFISYFVYKDVKLKDLHKIILDSAQTSSMIFFIIANAMLFAHFLTDERIPHQITQMIIEANVSPLMFLLIVNILLLIMGQFMEPSSVVMITVPLLLPIGMALGIDPIHLGVIIVVNMEIGMLTPPVGLNLFVASGITGLTMGQVIKASLPMTLVLLFGLALVTYIPAISLWLPNLMYGY, from the coding sequence ATGGTTATTGCAACACTTTTTATTCTACTTTTTGGTTTAATGCTTGTAGGAGTTCCTGTTGCTGTTGCTTTAGGAACTAGTACATTAGCTTCTGCATATTTATTTACTGATATGGATTTAATGGGAATTTCATCAAAAATTTTTGATGGATTAAATCACTATACTCTGATGGCAATTCCAATGTTCGTTTTAGCTGGATCACTACTTGCAAGAGGAAGTGCTGCTGGAAGAATTATTAATTTTGCTAAAAGTTTAGTTGGACATCTTCCAGGTGGTCTTCCAATTGCTGCAATTTTGGCATCTATTATATTTGCTGCTATTAGTGGAAGTTCTCCTGCAACTGTTGCTGCTATTGGTTCAGTAATGTATGGTGCTATTAAACAAGCTGGATATAATGAGCAATTTGCTATTGGAACAATTGCAACATCTGGAACATTAGGAATTTTAATTCCACCTTCTGTTGTATTTATTGTTTATGGTGTTATTGCTGAACAATCTATTGGTAAATTATTTATGGCAGGTGTTATGCCAGGAATAATGATTGGTGCTATGATGATGTTTGCAACATATGTATTAGCTAGAAGAAGTGGATTTAAATCTAAAAAAATGGCAAGTTTTAAAGAGATTGTTGTTTCATTTAAAGAAGCATTTTGGGCACTACTTATTATATTTATTGTTATTGGTGGAATCTATGGAGGATTATTTACTCCAACTGAAGCAGGAGCTGTGAGTGTTATTTATGCATTTTTTATCTCTTATTTTGTATATAAAGATGTTAAGTTAAAAGATTTACATAAAATAATTCTTGATTCTGCACAAACAAGTTCTATGATATTCTTTATTATTGCAAATGCTATGCTTTTTGCACATTTCTTAACAGATGAAAGAATTCCTCATCAAATTACTCAAATGATTATAGAAGCAAATGTTAGCCCATTAATGTTCTTATTAATTGTAAATATCTTACTTTTAATTATGGGACAATTTATGGAACCTAGTTCAGTTGTTATGATTACTGTTCCTTTATTACTTCCAATAGGAATGGCTCTTGGAATTGATCCAATTCATCTTGGAGTTATAATTGTTGTAAATATGGAAATAGGAATGCTTACTCCACCTGTTGGTCTGAATCTCTTTGTTGCAAGTGGGATTACCGGACTTACAATGGGACAAGTAATAAAAGCATCTTTACCTATGACTTTAGTTCTTCTTTTTGGATTAGCTTTAGTTACATATATTCCAGCTATATCATTATGGCTTCCAAACTTAATGTACGGATACTAA
- a CDS encoding cache domain-containing protein, producing MNNKIEKNLLKAIMLSFIFTMSAIVLTISLFYYINTKESFDRQMVLYENEFYEKVKANLKTKAMMVKDILNYNITNSNLSKEEQREYAIKLFSTFTFEQNRSNYIFIYEVLNYEGGDDFAIMMVNPNRPDLFGRLISTNDTDVNGKRFREIFLKDINEKKESFVTYSYKKPDADGFIEKLSYFELFPEFDWIISVGIYIDDVQEAINIKRKGLEEEIKKQIFQNIILFVLALLIAILISTAISNEIYKILKNYRKQVDENEKELKILNKSLEEMMLNIAHQWRQPLAELSSILMVIKLKYDTNKLDAITMEQKGREANMVLEYMSNTIDDFRGFFSSNKEKENFILLELISSVISINKNVFYLNEIIVDVNIDKNIKIYNILNEYQQVVLNILKNAKDVLLEKNIKNPQIKIYADDNENSTILYIEDNAGGILISPINKIFEAYFSTKNDKNGVGIGLYMSKIIVEKSLKGKILVENSSLGAKFSIVIFKDKI from the coding sequence TTGAATAACAAAATAGAAAAAAATCTATTAAAAGCGATAATGTTAAGTTTTATTTTCACGATGAGTGCAATAGTTTTAACAATATCTCTATTTTACTACATAAACACAAAAGAGAGTTTTGATAGACAAATGGTTCTTTATGAAAATGAATTTTATGAAAAAGTAAAAGCAAATCTCAAAACAAAAGCTATGATGGTAAAAGATATTTTAAATTACAATATTACAAATTCAAATTTAAGTAAAGAAGAACAAAGAGAGTATGCTATAAAGCTTTTTAGTACTTTTACATTTGAACAAAATAGAAGTAATTATATATTCATATATGAAGTTTTAAACTATGAAGGTGGAGATGATTTTGCAATTATGATGGTAAATCCAAATAGACCTGATCTATTTGGAAGATTAATATCAACAAATGATACAGATGTAAATGGTAAAAGATTTAGAGAGATTTTTTTAAAAGATATTAATGAAAAAAAAGAGTCTTTTGTAACTTACTCTTATAAGAAACCTGATGCAGATGGCTTTATAGAAAAATTATCTTATTTTGAACTATTTCCTGAGTTTGATTGGATTATATCTGTTGGAATCTATATTGATGATGTTCAAGAAGCTATAAATATAAAAAGAAAAGGGCTTGAAGAAGAGATAAAAAAACAGATTTTCCAAAATATTATACTATTTGTTTTAGCTTTATTAATAGCAATTTTAATATCAACAGCAATATCAAATGAAATTTATAAAATACTAAAAAATTATAGAAAACAAGTTGATGAAAATGAAAAAGAGTTAAAAATACTCAATAAATCTCTTGAAGAGATGATGTTAAATATTGCTCATCAATGGAGACAACCTTTAGCTGAACTATCTTCAATATTAATGGTAATAAAATTAAAGTATGACACAAATAAACTTGATGCAATAACAATGGAGCAAAAAGGAAGAGAAGCCAATATGGTTTTAGAGTATATGTCAAATACTATTGATGATTTTAGAGGTTTCTTTTCATCAAATAAAGAAAAAGAAAATTTCATTCTTCTGGAATTAATTTCAAGTGTAATTAGTATAAATAAAAATGTTTTTTATTTAAATGAGATAATAGTTGATGTAAATATTGATAAAAATATAAAGATTTATAATATTTTAAATGAATATCAACAAGTTGTTTTAAATATTTTAAAAAATGCAAAAGATGTTTTACTAGAAAAGAATATTAAAAATCCCCAAATTAAAATATATGCTGATGATAATGAAAATAGTACAATATTATATATAGAAGATAATGCTGGAGGAATATTAATCTCTCCTATAAATAAAATTTTTGAGGCTTATTTTTCTACAAAGAATGATAAAAATGGTGTAGGAATTGGGCTTTATATGTCTAAAATAATTGTAGAAAAGAGTTTAAAAGGAAAAATTCTTGTAGAAAATAGTTCTTTAGGAGCTAAATTTTCTATTGTAATTTTTAAAGATAAGATATAA
- a CDS encoding response regulator transcription factor codes for MKNNLINLKKYKVLYIEDDLGIQKNIKEILEYYFREVFVASNIFEATNKYEDEYLDLIITDIKLENDNGIDFIKKVRQNDKNIRVIITSAYTNLDYLLEATELNLTKYIVKPINNEKLLEAFELFLKSFEDINLYYINEDFSINFDKSIVINNNEEIVLTKKETMFLKLLIDKNRVIPYEEIQNYFCEDDTIMSQNALRLFIKNLRKKIPKDFLKNSQGVGYFINKM; via the coding sequence ATGAAAAACAATTTAATTAATCTAAAAAAATATAAAGTTTTATATATTGAAGATGATTTAGGAATTCAAAAAAACATAAAAGAGATACTTGAATATTATTTTAGAGAAGTTTTTGTAGCTTCTAATATATTTGAAGCTACAAACAAATATGAAGATGAATATTTAGATCTTATAATTACAGATATAAAATTAGAAAATGATAATGGTATAGATTTTATAAAAAAAGTAAGGCAAAATGATAAAAACATTAGAGTAATCATAACTTCAGCATATACAAATCTTGATTATTTACTAGAAGCAACAGAACTTAATCTTACAAAATATATTGTAAAACCAATAAATAATGAGAAGCTATTAGAAGCTTTTGAACTATTTTTGAAATCATTTGAAGATATAAATCTTTATTATATAAATGAAGATTTTTCAATAAATTTTGATAAATCAATAGTAATTAATAATAATGAAGAGATAGTTCTAACAAAAAAAGAGACAATGTTTTTAAAGCTATTAATAGATAAGAATAGGGTGATTCCATATGAAGAGATTCAAAATTATTTTTGTGAAGATGATACAATAATGAGTCAAAATGCACTTAGACTTTTTATAAAAAACTTAAGAAAAAAAATACCAAAAGATTTTCTAAAAAATAGTCAAGGTGTTGGATATTTTATAAATAAAATGTAA
- a CDS encoding NAD(P)/FAD-dependent oxidoreductase: protein MLNRRDFGKIVLSASALSFAACNSLVSPELTTLNENKQRVVIVGGGFGGATAAKYLRKYDKDVEIVLIEQNKEYYTCPFSNAVISGIEKMDFIKQDLNALQKNHKVKVIYASVRKIDGENNSVILENGEVIKYTKAIVSPGIDFKFEKGYTKDNQKYAPHAVQAGEQTLLLQKQLESMKDGGTFVLVSPADPFRCPPGPYERVSLIAYYLKNNKPNSKIIILDQKESFSKQGLFLQGWKELYGDMIEWRAGSFGGKVISVDPKNKKIVTDEEEIEADVLNYIPNQKAAKIAFDSGLVENDWCHVHPKTFESKLVKNVHVIGDASIATPMPKSAFSASTQAKVTALQISRLLKKQAIINPPKLANTCYSLLNPNYGISVAAVYSAEDKSIVAIEGAGGVSPLKDPDGHIRVLEAKYAYAWYETQTKDIFK, encoded by the coding sequence ATGTTAAATAGAAGAGATTTTGGAAAAATAGTTCTAAGTGCAAGTGCTTTATCTTTTGCAGCTTGTAATAGTTTAGTAAGTCCTGAACTTACAACTTTAAATGAAAATAAACAAAGAGTTGTAATAGTAGGTGGTGGTTTTGGTGGTGCAACTGCTGCTAAATATTTAAGAAAATATGATAAAGATGTAGAAATTGTTTTAATTGAACAAAATAAAGAGTATTACACTTGTCCATTTTCAAATGCTGTAATTTCTGGTATAGAAAAAATGGATTTTATAAAACAAGATTTAAATGCTCTACAAAAAAATCATAAGGTAAAAGTAATTTATGCTTCTGTAAGAAAAATTGATGGAGAAAACAATTCAGTTATCTTAGAAAATGGAGAAGTTATAAAATATACAAAAGCAATTGTAAGTCCTGGAATTGATTTTAAATTTGAAAAAGGTTATACAAAAGATAACCAAAAATATGCTCCTCACGCAGTACAAGCAGGAGAGCAAACATTATTACTTCAAAAACAACTAGAATCTATGAAAGATGGTGGAACATTTGTTCTTGTTTCTCCTGCTGATCCTTTTAGATGTCCTCCTGGTCCATATGAAAGAGTATCTTTGATTGCTTATTATTTAAAAAACAATAAGCCAAATTCAAAAATTATAATTTTAGATCAAAAAGAGAGTTTTTCTAAACAAGGTTTATTTTTACAAGGATGGAAAGAACTTTATGGAGATATGATTGAGTGGAGAGCTGGTTCTTTTGGTGGAAAAGTTATAAGTGTTGATCCAAAAAACAAAAAAATTGTAACAGATGAAGAAGAGATAGAAGCTGATGTTTTAAACTATATTCCAAATCAAAAAGCAGCTAAAATTGCATTTGATTCTGGTTTAGTTGAAAATGATTGGTGCCATGTTCATCCAAAAACATTTGAATCTAAACTTGTAAAAAATGTGCATGTAATTGGAGATGCAAGTATCGCTACACCTATGCCTAAATCAGCATTTAGTGCTAGTACACAAGCAAAAGTTACTGCTTTACAAATTTCAAGATTATTAAAAAAACAAGCTATTATTAATCCTCCAAAATTAGCAAATACTTGTTATAGTCTTTTAAATCCAAATTATGGTATTTCTGTTGCAGCTGTTTATAGTGCAGAAGATAAATCAATAGTTGCTATTGAAGGTGCTGGTGGAGTAAGTCCATTAAAAGATCCAGATGGTCATATTAGAGTTTTAGAAGCTAAGTATGCATATGCTTGGTATGAAACTCAAACAAAAGATATATTTAAATAA
- a CDS encoding c-type cytochrome — translation MKKILFLLFCIASLSFAAKYDSVRAEMLSLSCVNCHGNNTSYSTAIPSIVGKDKSYLYKTLLEYKSGKRVDSYMMQKHTKGFSNEELEQLAYYFSKIK, via the coding sequence ATGAAAAAAATATTGTTTTTACTGTTTTGTATTGCAAGTTTATCATTTGCTGCAAAATATGACTCAGTTAGAGCTGAAATGTTATCACTTTCATGTGTAAATTGTCATGGAAATAATACGAGCTACTCAACAGCTATTCCTTCTATTGTTGGTAAAGATAAATCTTATCTTTATAAAACTCTTTTAGAGTATAAATCAGGGAAAAGAGTTGATTCTTATATGATGCAAAAGCATACAAAAGGTTTTTCAAATGAAGAACTAGAACAACTTGCATATTACTTCTCAAAAATAAAATAA